From Plasmodium falciparum 3D7 genome assembly, chromosome: 9, one genomic window encodes:
- a CDS encoding calcyclin-binding protein, putative, translating into MLKNVELDYINKLKNEKKVVDEKVIRNDWSQTNNNLFFTLYKKEVEEKNFFYYIKNDYMSLTLWINDDEIYHLEKYFFSNIIPQQTKINLTKMKIEIILEKEVKGVPWDNFTKMNSDECDGEKNKVVNPFAGKSVEEWNEITKLIKEDKDESVDYFFKKIYNEGDDDTKRAMIKSFQTSGGKVLSTNWKDVKNKQYEQDI; encoded by the exons aTGTTGAAGAACGTTGAAttagattatataaataaattaaaaaatgagaaGAAAGTTGTTGACGAAAAAGTTATCAG AAATGATTGGTCACAAACAAATAACAACTTGTTTTTTACATTGTACAAAAAAGAGGTTGAAgagaaaaattttttttactacATAAAAAATGACTACATGTCCTTAACCCTTTGGATTAACG ATGACGAAATATACCATTtggaaaaatatttcttttcaaatattataccacaacaaacaaaaataaacttAACAAAG ATGAAAATTGAAATAATCCTGGAAAAAGAAGTAAAAg GGGTACCTTGGGAcaattttacaaaaatgaACAGTGATGAATGTGACggagaaaaaaacaaagtcGTAAATCCGTTTGCCGGAAAAAGTGTAGAAGAGTGGAACGAAATAACAAAg cTTATAAAGGAAGACAAAGACGAAAGCGtagattatttttttaaaaaaatatataatgaaggAGATGATGACACAAAGCGCGCCATGATTAAGTCATtc cAAACATCAGGAGGTAAAGTTTTATCCACCAATTGGAAGGatgttaaaaataaacaatatgaacaa GATATATGA
- a CDS encoding gamma-tubulin complex component, putative has protein sequence MNNINFSNTSNTNGHTSIYKENYGNNKIGINEGLMNYSKDSDEIYNNNNNNNIGDMNKRKEENIKSITHFARYLFFIAKKIAYSKDSPNNNLCSDEEIQKSLVKHLIYKLNKILSSLLNFNVLQYNENEKNIKQEIEYVCLKNSNITLNKIRYMLKKLDNSNINYKYILYILLKLKEYDDKNPPRVPEMDNKNINNLSIHHNNNFVLNKHINDNNKNVHNINHNDKIYANNLHKAEDSSVHIIRNTNEKVNTIKEHTTNNTNLPNNIHNNYNLNNHNINKDDTNHFYQNNYGHHNNSLHNFNQIKQEEYEENKKHCKLINKNDNKNTLSLRYEKKNENDNFINNNKNSIILHKNNLVNKSLYANIILNNKFHSLDVEENFLLRDLIYPLQGIDGEFIKYNKREKIFCVQNRKVSLGMQHLINNIGSVGLLFKKIKTFISYSNVDHRRKISVYDDSDNNSSDLDDFDHNDKHYYYNDIGNHPNGHSNEYTNNASNNLQQLKFKLHKENFIPHNTDNEKTENRTFGDIYKRGNANDMHMNTQGNVDDIHMNMQSNVDDIHMNTQGNVDDIHMNMQGNVDDFHMNTQGNIDNNHMNSHVKNGKLLNCENKKGNSSKLRIKKYRKEVYMVSKKGSLVIDALYQVIREYMNEYYKLLSYIESDINEHIHKNTVYIGIKKLYLLLQESYKILRVLVGVIDESLRNTGCTFLSYLYSKSQTYDYEEQKIYKKILQRCIKPVNEILKHWIEYGVLKDKYNETFIASNKIVNSEEIWLNKFYLNVNKIPLFLSFSIAKKILMTGKSVYLLNTFINNNVMNNYMKGAYVYNNSRDNYISSMLNRKPLNYNKQILLKGHKKENGDEDESEDESEDDSEEDEKKIDYIKKKGNKQVDYFNDIKAKRNGEKNDEMYEDPQRGVKKKKKNKLDGNNNNNNNNNNCDYYKNDSLYYSRHKNKEKYSEYNDDYNIEDEDYDDKNMIDVFSINDISMYIENIDDYINKISEKKNKNLINVLLNNYNLYENFQAFRHFLLLVDGDLFETLFDNMKNDLYMNAEELKRHYLNSKLDLCIKSSSLFTENSNIINKLTLDKFNMKRGDTGWDVLVFDYLVEKPLDIIFTKKIKNIYKSINILLIKLKKIQCELSNMWYLFTHLFKIINIIYYNSLFNFCNIIRNEMFHFVQNILSYFYYDVIDTNWHAFKKKIFLCNNLDQLIKAHYNYITQIQYDLFLGNYHDLILSARRKYDRNNHNNDNSYHVLTNTDEGEANYLYNDYSSYTNTPENEYLDMEECYLNNHNLNMFKNPNQQQQKLTHQRQYQDHDRDEEGREKIEYKRNMKNKYKNDNEEYIHPNVENESHKCLNKILDIITRFINITTSLVSLICEHYNEIKKLIQERKDIDMEEKTHEKNNHNYISDDSYQNHDNYIDYINYYINYKIIGEPTIKDIKMLLKYYRNYIYKFICLLLGENKFLYMYSKNTNRDKISSLRLLASRLDFNLYYVRLSKGSDRKIHPTKLNISKRINMMNT, from the coding sequence atgaataatataaattttagtAATACGAGCAATACAAACGGACATACTTCtatttataaagaaaattatggaaataacaaaataggCATAAATGAAGGGTTAATGAATTATTCAAAAGATTctgatgaaatatataataataataataataataatataggtgATATGAACAAGaggaaagaagaaaatattaaaagtatAACTCATTTTGCcagatatttattttttatagcaAAAAAAATTGCCTATTCAAAAGATAGTCccaataataatttatgttcTGATGAAGAAATTCAGAAATCTTTAGTTAagcatttaatatataaattaaataaaatattatcttcacttttaaattttaatgtcttacaatataatgaaaatgaaaaaaatataaaacaagaaATTGAATATGTATGTTTAAAGAATAGTAATAtaacattaaataaaataagatacATGTTAAAAAAACTAGACAAcagtaatataaattataaatatattttatatatattattaaagttaaaagaatatgatgataaaaaccCACCTAGGGTACCAGAAatggataataaaaatataaataatttaagcattcatcataataataattttgtactaaataaacatatcaatgataataataaaaatgttcataatattaatcacaatgataaaatatatgcaaATAATTTACACAAAGCAGAAGATTCTTCTGTACATATCATAAGAAATACAAACGAAAAAGTTAATACGATAAAAGAACACACAACGAATAATACTAATCTcccaaataatatacataacaattataatttaaataatcataatattaataaagatgATACAAACCATTTTTACCAAAATAATTATGgacatcataataattcattACATAATTTTAATCAAATAAAACAAGAAGAATacgaagaaaataaaaaacattgtaaattaataaataaaaatgataataaaaatacactTTCGCTAcgttatgaaaaaaaaaatgaaaatgataattttataaataataataaaaatagtatcattcttcataaaaataatttagtAAATAAAAGCTTATAtgcaaatattattttaaataataaatttcatAGTTTAGATGTCGAAGAAAATTTCCTTCTAAGAGATCTTATATATCCATTGCAAGGCATAGACGGAGAATTcatcaaatataataaacgtgaaaaaatattttgtgtACAGAACAGAAAAGTTAGCTTAGGAATGCAACATTTAATAAACAATATTGGTAGCGTAGGTTTGctattcaaaaaaattaaaactttTATAAGCTATTCAAATGTGGATCACAGACGAAAAATAAGCGTGTACGATGATAGTGATAATAACTCTAGCGATCTTGACGATTTTGATCATAATGATAAacattattactataatGATATAGGAAATCATCCAAATGGTCATAGTAATGAATATACAAACAATGCATCAAATAATCTTCAGCAACTCAAATTTAAATTACACaaagaaaattttattcCACACAATACagataatgaaaaaacaGAAAACAGAACGTTTGGTGATATATACAAAAGAGGAAATGCTAATGACATGCACATGAACACGCAAGGTAATGTAGATGATATTCACATGAACATGCAAAGTAATGTAGATGACATTCACATGAACACGCAAGGTAATGTAGATGACATTCACATGAACATGCAAGGTAATGTAGATGACTTTCACATGAACACACAAGGTAATATAGATAACAATCACATGAACAGTCATgtaaaaaatggaaaactGCTAAAttgtgaaaataaaaagggtAATAGTTCAAAACTtcgaataaaaaaatataggaaAGAAGTATATATGGTATCTAAAAAGGGTAGTTTAGTAATAGACGCTTTATATCAGGTAATACGTGAATATATGAATGAGTATTACAAGTTATTATCGTATATAGAGAGTGATATTAATGAGCATATACATAAGAACACGGTGTATATAGGGATAAAGaagttatatttattgttacAAGAATCTTATAAGATATTAAGAGTGTTGGTGGGTGTGATAGATGAGTCGTTGCGCAATACAGGTTGTacctttttatcatatttatattcgaAATCGCAAACATATGATTATGAGgagcaaaaaatatataagaagaTTTTACAAAGATGTATAAAGCCagtaaatgaaatattaaagCATTGGATTGAGTATGGGGTATTGAAAGATAAGTATAATGAGACTTTTATAGCATCAAATAAGATAGTGAATTCAGAAGAAATATGGttgaataaattttatttgaatGTAAATAAGATACCTTTATTTCTTAGTTTTAGTATagcaaaaaaaattttgatgACAGGCAAAAGTGTGTATTTGCTTAatacttttataaataacaatgtgatgaataattatatgaaaggtgcatatgtgtataataatagtagagataattatatatcgtCCATGTTAAATAGGAAACCattaaattataacaaacagattttattaaaaggtcataaaaaagaaaatggaGATGAAGATGAAAGTGAAGATGAAAGTGAAGATGACAGTGAAGAagacgaaaaaaaaattgattatATTAAGAAGAAAGGTAATAAACAAGTTGATTattttaatgatataaaagcCAAAAGGAATggtgaaaaaaatgatgaaatgtATGAAGATCCTCAAAGAggggtaaaaaaaaaaaaaaaaaacaaactggatggtaataataataataataataataataataattgtgattattataaaaacgattcattatattattcacgTCATAAGAATAAGGAGAAATATTCAGAATATAACGATGACTATAATATAGAAGATGAagattatgatgataaaaatatgatcGATGTATTTTCTATTAATGATATTAGTAtgtatatagaaaatatagatgattatattaataaaatatctgaaaagaaaaataagaatttgataaatgtattattaaataattataatttatatgaaaatttcCAAGCATTTCGTCATTTCCTTTTATTAGTTGATGGTGATTTATTTGAAAcattatttgataatatgaaaaatgatttatatatgaatgctgaagaattaaaaagaCATTATCTTAATAGTAAATTAgatttatgtataaaatcatcatcattatttactgagaattcaaatataataaataaattgacacttgataaatttaatatgaaAAGAGGAGATACAGGTTGGGATGTCTTAGTTTTTGATTATTTAGTTGAGAAACCAttagatataatatttacaaagaaaataaaaaatatatataaaagtataaatattttattaataaaattaaaaaagatacAATGTGAATTATCAAATATGTGGTATTTATTTAcacatttatttaaaataataaatataatttattataattctttatttaatttttgtaatattataagaaatgAAATGTTCCATTTTgttcaaaatattttatcctatttttattatgatgttATAGATACGAATTGGCATgcattcaaaaaaaaaattttcttatGTAATAACTTAGATCAATTAATAAAAgcacattataattatattacacAAATACAATATGATTTATTCTTAGGAAATTATCATGATCTTATATTATCAGCACGAAGAAAATATGACCGTAACAaccataataatgataattctTATCATGTTCTTACGAACACAGATGAAGGAGAAGCTaactatttatataatgattattCTTCTTATACAAATACTCCGGAAAATGAATACTTGGATATGGAAGAATGTTATctaaataatcataatttaaatatgttcAAAAATCCAAAccaacaacaacaaaaattAACACACCAACGACAATATCAAGATCACGATCGAGATGAAGAAGGAAGAGAAAAAATTGAATACAAgagaaatatgaaaaataaatataaaaatgataatgaagaatatatacATCCGAATGTAGAAAATGAATCACATAAgtgtttaaataaaatattagatattataacaagatttattaatattacaacTTCATTAGTTTCTTTAATATGTGAACATtataatgaaattaaaaaactcATACAAGAAAGAAAAGATATAGATATGGAAGAAAAAACACATGAAAAAAacaatcataattatattagtGATGATTCTTATCAAAATCATGATAACTATATTGATtacattaattattatattaattataaaattataggaGAACCAACCATTAAAGatattaaaatgttattgaaatattatagaaattatatttataaatttatttgtttattattaggTGAAAATAAATTCTTATACATGTATTCTAAAAATACTAACAGAGATAAAATATCCTCTCTAAGATTATTAGCATCAAGATTAGATTTTAATTTGTATTATGTAAGATTATCTAAAGGATCAGATAGAAAAATACATCCTACAAAGCTTAATATATCTAAACGTATTAATATGATGAACACAtga
- a CDS encoding mitochondrial-processing peptidase subunit beta, putative translates to MWKRKVVNVVSCIRKNSRPFLGYRSNYSTYNLPQEIINQPITRVTELSNKLKVATVHTNCEIPTIGLWISSGSKYENKKNNGVAHFLEHMIFKGTKKRNRIQLEKEIENMGAHLNAYTAREQTGYYCKCFKNDIKWCIELLSDILSNSIFDDNLIELEKHVILREMEEVEKCKDEVIFDKLHMTAFRDHPLGFTILGPEENIKNMKRKDIIDYINKNYTSDRMVLCAVGDVQHEEIVKLAELNFNHLKTQEQKNNSIIHNNNDKPFFCGSEIIIRDDDSGPNAHVAVAFEGVPWNSPDSITFMLMQCIIGTYKKNEEGILPGKLSANRTVNNICNKMTVGCADYFTSFNTCYNNTGLFGFYVQCDEIAVEHALGELMFGVTSLSYSITDEEVELAKIHLKTQLISMFESSSTLAEEVSRQLLVYGRKISLAEFILRLNEIDTEEVKRVAWKYLHDRDIAVAAIGALHGMPQYIDLRQKTYWLRY, encoded by the coding sequence atgtggAAAAGAAAAGTGGTAAACGTCGTGTCATGCATTAGGAAAAATAGCAGACCTTTTCTTGGGTACCGATCAAATTATAGTACTTACAATTTACCtcaagaaataataaatcagCCTATAACACGAGTAACTGAATTatctaataaattaaaagtaGCTACTGTTCATACAAATTGTGAAATACCTACAATTGGTTTATGGATAAGTAGTGGTagtaaatatgaaaataaaaaaaataatggtgTTGCTCATTTTTTAGAGCATATGATATTTAAAGGTactaaaaaaagaaatcgaATTCaattagaaaaagaaatcgAAAATATGGGAGCACATCTAAATGCTTATACGGCTAGAGAACAGACAGGATATTATTGTAAATGCTTTAAGAATGATATAAAGTGGTGTATCGAATTATTGAGTGATATACTTAGTAATAGTATATTTGATGATAATTTAATAGAATTAGAAAAACATGTCATATTAAGAGAAATGGAAGAAGTAGAAAAATGTAAAGATGAAGTTATTTTTGATAAATTACATATGACCGCTTTTAGAGATCATCCTTTAGGTTTTACTATATTAGGACctgaagaaaatattaaaaacatgaaaagaaaagatattatagattatataaataaaaattatacatcaGATCGAATGGTTTTATGTGCCGTTGGTGATGTACAACATGAAGAAATTGTTAAATTAGCTGAACTTAATTTTAATCATTTAAAAACtcaagaacaaaaaaataattctattatacataataataatgataaaccATTTTTTTGTGGTTcagaaattattataagagATGATGACTCAGGTCCAAATGCACATGTTGCAGTAGCTTTTGAAGGAGTACCTTGGAATTCTCCAGATTCTATAACCTTCATGTTAATGCAATGTATTATTGGgacctataaaaaaaatgaagaaggaATTCTACCAGGAAAATTATCTGCCAATCGAAcagttaataatatatgtaataaaatgaCAGTAGGTTGTGCTGACTATTTTACATCCTTTAATacttgttataataatactggACTTTTTGGATTCTATGTACAATGTGATGAAATCGCTGTCGAACATGCACTAGGTGAACTCATGTTCGGTGTCACCTCACTAAGTTATAGTATTACTGATGAAGAAGTGGAGCTAGCCAAAATACATCTAAAAACACAACTCATTAGTATGTTTGAATCCTCTTCTACCTTAGCAGAAGAGGTTTCTAGACAACTCCTCGTGTATGGACGAAAAATATCGCTAGCTGAATTTATACTAAGATTAAATGAAATAGATACAGAAGAAGTTAAAAGGGTGGCTTGGAAATATTTGCATGATAGGGATATAGCAGTAGCCGCCATCGGTGCTTTACATGGCATGCCTCAGTACATCGACCTCAGGCAAAAGACTTATTGGCTTAGATATTAA
- a CDS encoding tubulin delta chain, putative — MMGVLSIQIGQCGNQVGYEFFDILHKYISCSKNEYFKSKLTTMYFDEEYKYGKNLLPIVEYEENEGNRNYMNVNNNIMCLNNLIARCILIDMEPKVIERCLSLNNNYDDCIKRKVQKKEKYQKIVKCNSEKSVGKKKYDDSDECCLQYVCGLDDYYESKNNFLKIFKRNNNNNNNNDHHHDNDGEEYNIYAKSKHNNNNNNNNINNILFKKSLYNNNILFKKSLYNNNDILKDDKLNGNNNLYNSYKNADHEENNNLVKTNFCSSSYFTNEWKFNKSNFICGLNGSGNNWAYGFYVHGKNICEDFINIINKEFEKNESKESIDNILLFHSLAGGSGSGLSSYISYILKDEYPKTNIFNICILPYMFGEISVQSLNTILCLCSLYDCSDGLILIENDKFELMCKRINNDENINLEEINKYISLFIAYNIGFPIDLSNSNYNNNCNYCNIMNYIVSDLCCHPNYKLLSTRYLPQVFKENIIFEQNSFNMLIKRMHRMLIKGTILDSNNICTNVMKKITNDISCNYIDNYYINRLSSRNILKNKNIFYKQNSFHIPIHMNEINSNSYIDQHDNSVYLKKKKKKKNYYNCIQKTSKNQNNQDNILYQHKNNYHKTDEYNHYTHNNVILNSKMIMRGEINENIDLHLFKNHVLYNNKSLNPLEIYIDQNKQFTNNSISMISNCLTPIPTLTHILEKAKLLYSTNAYIYQYNNYGVTHDQIYNSLMYVEQIINSYESLSSE, encoded by the coding sequence atgatgGGAGTACTGAGCATCCAGATAGGGCAATGTGGTAACCAGGTGGGATATGAATTTTTCGACATcctacataaatatataagctGCTCAAAgaatgaatattttaaaagtaaATTGACTACAATGTATTTTgatgaagaatataaatatggtaAAAACCTATTGCCTATTGTGGAATATGAAGAGAATGAAGGGAATAGAAATTATATGAacgtaaataataatattatgtgcTTGAATAATTTAATAGCTCGTTGTATTCTCATAGATATGGAACCCAAAGTTATTGAAAGATGCTTATCTctgaataataattatgatgactgtattaaaagaaaagtacaaaaaaaagagaaatatcaaaaaattgtaaaatgTAATAGTGAGAAGAGtgtaggaaaaaaaaaatatgatgacAGTGATGAATGTTGTTTACAATATGTTTGTGGATtagatgattattatgaaagtaaaaataattttttaaaaatatttaaaaggaataataataataataataataatgatcatcatcatgataatgatggtgaagaatataatatatatgccaAAAgcaaacataataataacaataataataataatataaataatatattatttaaaaagtctttatataataataatatattatttaaaaagtctttatataataataatgatattttaaaagatgataaattaaatgggaacaataatttatataattcttataaaaatGCAGATCATGAAGAAAACAACAATTTAGTTAAAACTAATTTTTGCTCTTCATCGTACTTTACGAATGAATggaaatttaataaaagtaattTTATATGTGGTTTAAATGGTTCTGGGAATAATTGGGCATATGGTTTTTATGTTCATGGTAAGAATATTTGTGaggattttataaatattattaataaagagtttgaaaaaaatgaaagcaAAGAAAGTATtgataacatattattatttcatagTTTAGCTGGGGGAAGTGGTAGCGGTTTAAGTTCTTATATATcctatatattaaaagacgAATATCCTAAAacgaatatatttaatatatgtatattaccATATATGTTTGGTGAAATAAGTGTACAAAGTTTAAATACTATCTTATGCTTATGTTCCTTATATGATTGTTCAGATggtttaatattaatagaaaatgataaatttgAATTAATGtgtaaaagaataaataatgatgagaatataaatttggaagaaataaataaatatattagttTATTTATAGCTTACAATATAGGTTTCCCAATAGATTTATCTAatagtaattataataataattgtaactattgtaatattatgaattatatagTATCAGATTTATGCTGTCATccaaattataaattactTTCCACAAGATATTTACCACAAgtatttaaagaaaatattatatttgaacagaattcttttaatatgttaataaaaagaatgcATAGGATGTTAATCAAAGGAACCATTCTTgattctaataatatatgtacaaatgttatgaaaaaaattacaaatgatatatcatgtaattatatagacaattattatattaatcgATTATCTTCAaggaatattttaaaaaataaaaatatattttataaacaaaACAGTTTTCATATACCTATACATatgaatgaaataaatagtAATTCATATATTGATCAACATGACAATtctgtatatttaaaaaaaaaaaaaaaaaaaaaaaattattataattgtataCAAAAAACAAgtaaaaatcaaaataatcaagataatattttatatcaacataaaaataattatcataaaacAGATgaatataatcattataCACATAATAATGTAATACTAAATTCTAAAATGATAATGAGAGGAgaaattaatgaaaatatagatttacatttatttaaaaatcatgtcctatataataataaatcattaaATCCTTTAGAAATTTATATAGATCAAAATAAACAATTCACTAATAATAGTATATCTATGATATCTAATTGTTTAACACCAATACCTACCTTAACACATATTTTAGAAAAAGCAAAATTGTTATATTCAAcaaatgcatatatatatcaatataataaCTATGGTGTTACGCATGATCAAATATACAATTCATTGATGTATGTTGAGCAAATTATTAATTCATATGAGAGTTTATCAAGTGAAtga
- a CDS encoding histidine--tRNA ligase, putative, translating to MPLLFFILLIIYFHLIVCIKVDIERKHKFLFLNTKLLKKDNIKRCCRKINKKRIFTVQYVKGIRNFINPTNYEKREYLFNIWKKIAENFSFSFYDLPILESYDLFRKSPINESYDFIKNNKHLILRPEITPQLIRYLYINDNLLQDYREQEKKIKTKQKNNNNNDGYGDYHHYHGGDYDDYDDCSIKQWDSINKVKTKYTHIYHTNKYNENFSVHHKQNKSDMYSFNFKNSFHNNYEHTSDFINNMYKKKKKKIFKYENFNKIFKMCTIGQCFRYEQTSRLRKREHYQWNLDILGIENIYAEVELLSMLITFFNKVHMDEKHIVIKLNHKYIIEYILYSIFQKDMDNLFSYNKMKQEIQNILHILDKFYKVNNSSFKLLLYKKFQYLQKENIRYLYNILQNIKHINHLEKFVKCHNTNIYYKNIDTSTHFNNFKNVFTYFQQANLNNFFKLDLTIVRGMDYYNNMVFEIYYKKDKSHRAICGGGRYNFFLNNNKIYAVGCAMGDVVITDLLFNNNKKNNSFLSISEQNKTNNYIHVLSYFPYFHNITQNFNQQINSNTTNVYKEYYSILNKLRNNNIIVHSLLKNYTNLSKVIKKAIHMNANHILFFSKDHNSFLLKNLKTKEQQFVTSNNVLDVYNNYMNI from the coding sequence atgcCCCTATTATTTTTCATCCTTTTAATCATTTACTTTCATTTGATTGTATGTATAAAAGTAGATATCGAGAGAAAACACAAGTTCTTGTTTTTAAATACCAagttattaaaaaaggataatataaaaaggtgCTGTcgtaaaattaataaaaaaagaatttttacTGTTCAATATGTCAAAGGTATCCGAAATTTTATTAACCCAACcaattatgaaaaaagagaatatctatttaatatatggaaaaaaatagCAGAAAATTTTTCTTTCAGTTTTTATGATCTGCCCATTTTAGAAAGTTATGACTTGTTCAGAAAAAGCCCAATAAATGAATCGTacgattttataaaaaacaacAAGCATTTGATATTGCGACCTGAAATTACACCTCAATTGATtcgttatttatatataaacgaTAATTTGTTACAAGATTATAgagaacaagaaaaaaaaataaaaacaaaacaaaaaaataataataataatgatggttATGGtgattatcatcattatcatggTGGCGATTATGATGATTATGATGATTGTTCCATTAAACAGTGGGATAGTATTAATAAGGTGAAgacaaaatatacacatatatatcatacgaataaatataatgaaaatttttcGGTTCAtcataaacaaaataaaagtgATATGTACAGTTTCAATTTTAAGAATTcatttcataataattatgaacatACTAGcgattttattaataatatgtataaaaaaaaaaaaaaaaaaatttttaaatacgaaaatttcaataaaatatttaaaatgtgtACAATAGGTCAATGTTTTAGATATGAACAAACATCAAGATTAAGAAAAAGAGAACACTATCAATGGAATTTAGATATTTTAGgtattgaaaatatatatgcagAAGTTGAACTATTATCTATgttaataacattttttaataaagttCATATGGATGAAAAACATATtgtaattaaattaaatcataaatatattattgaatatattttatattcaatatttcaaaaagatatggataatttattttcatataataaaatgaaacaagaaatacaaaatatattacatatattagaCAAATTTTATAAAGTTAATAATAgttcatttaaattattattatataaaaaattccaatatttacaaaaagaaaacatacgctatttatataatattttacaaaatataaaacatattaatCATTTAGAAAAATTTGTCAAATGTCAtaatacaaacatatattataaaaatatagatacaTCAACACATTTTaacaattttaaaaatgtatttacCTATTTCCAACAAgctaatttaaataatttctttaaatTAGATCTAACCATAGTTAGAGGTAtggattattataataatatggtttttgaaatatattataaaaaagacaAATCACACCGTGCAATTTGTGGAGGAGGACGTTATAATTTCtttctaaataataataaaatatatgcagTTGGTTGTGCTATGGGCGATGTTGTTATTACAGATctactttttaataataataaaaaaaataattcatttttatccatatcggaacaaaacaaaacaaataattatattcatgTGTTATCTTACTTtccatattttcataatataacaCAAAATTTTAATCAACAAATAAATTCAAATACAACTAAtgtatataaagaatattattcTATTCTAAATAAActtagaaataataatattattgtacATTCCttgttaaaaaattatacaaactTATCAaaggtaataaaaaaagcCATACATATGAATGCAAACCATATCCTATTTTTTAGTAAAGACCacaattcatttttattaaaaaactTAAAAACGAAAGAGCAACAATTTGTTACATCTAACAATGTACTAGATGTATATAACaattatatgaacatataa